In Silene latifolia isolate original U9 population chromosome X, ASM4854445v1, whole genome shotgun sequence, the following proteins share a genomic window:
- the LOC141618845 gene encoding 2-isopropylmalate synthase A-like has product MATTTTTIPTISKLSSSSFSSPHKPTTILPKIPFISFPFQSQSQSPSFSHLSLSSTSSSLTPPHCNPTSPPPPPTRPEYHPSSISDPNYIRIFDTTLRDGEQSPGASMTPNQKLDIARLLSRLRVDIIEAGFPAASNADLDAVKAIALEVGNAVDVDGYVPVICGLSRCNKADIDAAWEAVKCAKRPRIHTFIATSDIHLLHKLNKSRAEVIEIATSMVKYARSLGCDDVEFSPEDAGRSDREFLYQILGEVIKAGATTLNIPDTVGYTVPKEFGELIADIKANTPGIENVIISTHCQNDLGLSTANTVAGACAGARQLEVTINGIGERAGNASLEEVVMTLKCRGQSLGGLYTGIQTENIVRASKMVAEYSGLLVQPHKAIVGANAFKHESGIHQHGMLKHKGTYEIMSPEDIGLQRADESGLVLGKLSGRHALKKRLEQLGYFFEGKELDDIFWRFKTVAEKKKHVLDEDIEALVIDEIYQPHSIWSLCDLQVTCGTLGLSTATVKLVDADGKQHVACSVGTGPVDSAYKAVDEIVKEPVTLMEYSLTGVTEGIDAIATTRVVIRGDHGFTATHASGDIINRTFSGSGSEVDIVVSSVRAYVSALNKMLTYKKKPNLKASAENSRVSAVTSPIASV; this is encoded by the exons ATGGcgaccacaacaacaacaatcccCACCATCTCCAAACTCTCCTCTTCTTCCTTCTCCTCACCTCACAAACCAACAACCATTCTTCCCAAAATACCCTTCATCTCCTTCCCATTCCAATCCCAATCCCAATCCCCATCCTTCTCTCACCTCTCTCTCTCCTCCACCTCATCCTCCCTTACTCCACCTCACTGCAACCCTACCTCACCACCACCTCCCCCAACCCGACCCGAATACCACCCGTCCTCCATCTCCGACCCGAACTACATCCGAATATTCGACACCACTCTCCGCGACGGCGAACAATCCCCCGGCGCATCAATGACTCCTAATCAGAAACTCGACATCGCTCGCCTTCTCTCCCGTCTCCGCGTCGACATTATCGAAGCCGGTTTCCCTGCCGCCTCCAATGCCGACCTTGACGCCGTCAAGGCAATCGCGCTCGAGGTCGGTAATGCGGTTGATGTCGACGGATACGTGCCGGTTATCTGTGGATTATCGAGGTGTAATAAGGCCGACATTGATGCTGCTTGGGAAGCTGTTAAGTGTGCTAAGAGACCGCGAATTCATACTTTTATTGCTACTAGTGATATTCATTTGTTACATAAGTTGAATAAATCTCGAGCCGAGGTTATCGAAATTGCTACGAGTATGGTGAAGTATGCGAGGAGCTTGGGGTGTGATGATGTTGAGTTTAGTCCTGAGGATGCTGGCAG ATCAGACAGAGAGTTTCTTTATCAGATTCTTGGGGAGGTTATCAAGGCTGGAGCAACAACTCTAAATATCCCTGATACAGTGGGTTATACAGTACCTAAAGAGTTCGGAGAGTTGATTGCTGACATAAAAGCGAATACTCCTGGAATTGAGAATGTGATTATCTCAACTCATTGCCAGAATGATCTAGGACTTTCTACTGCAAACACTGTTGCG GGGGCATGTGCGGGCGCAAGACAATTAGAAGTCACAATTAATGGAATTGGAGAACGAGCAGGAAATGCGTCACTTGAGGAG GTTGTCATGACGTTGAAGTGCCGCGGGCAATCATTGGGTGGTTTATACACCGGGATTCAAACAGAAAATATCGTCAGGGCAAGCAAGATG GTGGCTGAATATTCAGGACTACTTGTGCAGCCTCATAAAGCCATAGTTGGAGCTAATGCCTTCAAGCATGAAAGTGGGATTCACCAG CATGGAATGCTGAAACATAAAGGCACATATGAGATTATGTCCCCCGAAGATATAGGGCTTCAGCGAGCTGATGAATCCGGCCTTGTTCTTGGTAAACTCAG TGGGCGCCATGCATTGAAAAAAAGACTTGAGCAG CTTGGGTATTTCTTTGAAGGCAAGGAACTTGACGACATATTTTGGCGCTTTAAAACTGTTGCTGAAAAGAAGAAG CATGTTCTGGATGAGGATATTGAAGCCTTGGTAATTGACGAGATTTATCAgccacactcaatttggtcttTGTGCGATCTCCAG GTTACATGTGGAACTCTTGGACTTTCTACGGCGACTGTTAAGCTCGTTGATGCTGATGGGAAACAACATGTTGCCTGTTCAGTTGGAACAGGACCAGTTGACTCAGCATACAAAGCTGTTGATGAAATTGTTAAG GAGCCGGTGACTTTGATGGAGTATTCGCTGACGGGTGTAACAGAAGGCATAGACGCTATAGCTACCACAAGAGTCGTGATACGCGGAGATCATGGCTTCACAGCAACTCATGCATCCGGAGATATAATTAACCGAACATTCAG TGGGAGTGGATCTGAGGTGGATATTGTGGTCTCAAGTGTCCGAGCGTATGTTAGTGCCCTAAACAAGATGTTAACTTACAAGAAAAAGCCTAACCTCAAAGCTTCTGCTGAAAATTCTCGTGTTTCTGCTGTTACATCGCCAATTGCTAGCGTATGA